In Stomoxys calcitrans chromosome 2, idStoCalc2.1, whole genome shotgun sequence, the following proteins share a genomic window:
- the LOC106087273 gene encoding uncharacterized protein LOC106087273, which translates to MSTNDDNQTQLSIVPKWVEAKLFEGTLKEVEPEFKEIKEFKIEPALAPGENYASLMLKVEFVISLNDGSLKPLSFMFKVGHDTDSYREMIKSYNAFDIETGMYRDLVPELEQILMEAGVHVRFGAKSYTLPTTEPYILMENLKYKGFRNANRLEGLDMRHAESVLKKLAQWHAASAVRVVRNGNYPDKYSKSQYRPECYDMVKGMYSNITSMLLECVGQFSNSDLYYDKVEKIQPQIFDEIFKLMAKTDDKDDNAFRVLNHGDTWSNNIMFRYDNDSNELLDTYFVDYQVPSYNSPAQDLWYFIMSSCKIDIKLSKFDYMISYYHKHLQYHLKLLKYPKAIPSIRDIHCQLYENGMWAYVTLTNVLCGVLIDPTDTANLENLMGASDDGAAFKRQLYSNTRYRQQMESILPWLLNKGLLEV; encoded by the exons ATGAGCACCAACGATGATAATCAGACACAATTATCTATTGTCCCcaaatgggttgaggctaaacTTTTCGAGGGAACTCTAAAAGAAGTTGAACCAGAATTTAAAGAGATTAAGGAGTTTAAAATTGAACCGGCTCTAGCACCAGGGGAGAATTATGCCAGCCTTATGCTAAAGGTTGAATTTGTGATTTCATTAAATG ATGGCTCCTTGAAACCTCTCAGTTTTATGTTCAAAGTGGGACATGACACTGATAGTTATCGCGAAATGATCAAAAGTTACAATGCATTTGATATTGAAACTGGCATGTATCGTGATTTAGTTCCGGAATTAGAACAAATCTTAATGGAGGCTGGAGTACATGTAAGATTTGGAGCCAAGTCCTatacacttccaacaactgaaccaTATATTCTCATGGAAAATCTGAAGTATAAAGGCTTTCGTAATGCCAATCGTTTAGAAGGCTTAGATATGAGACATGCTGAGAGCGTCCTTAAGAAATTAGCTCAATGGCATGCTGCCTCGGCGGTAAGAGTGGTAAGGAATGGCAATTACCCCGATAAGTATAGCAAAAGCCAGTACAGACCAGAATGCTATGACATGGTTAAAGGCATGTACAGTAATATAACATCGATGCTATTGGAATGTGTTGGGCAATTTTCCAACTCAGACCTGTACTATGATAAGGTTGAGAAAATTCAACCACAAATATTTGATGAAATATTCAAGCTAATGGCGAAAACCGACGATAAGGATGATAATGCTTTTAGGGTACTTAATCATGGTGATACTTGGTCCAATAACATAATGTTCCGGTATGACAACGATAGTAATGAGCTTCTCGACACATATTTTGTGGATTATCAGGTACCTAGCTACAATTCGCCAGCACAGGATTTGTGGTACTTCATCATGTCATCTTGCAAAATTGATATTAAGTTGTCCAAGTTTGACTATATGATATCCTACTATCACAAACATTTGCAGTATCATCTGAAGCTGTTGAAATATCCCAAAGCCATACCATCAATAAGGGACATACATTGCCAGTTGTATGAAAATGGAATGTGGG CATATGTCACCTTAACCAATGTCTTGTGTGGCGTTCTTATCGATCCCACGGATACTGCCAATCTTGAGAACTTGATGGGTGCTTCAGACGATGGTGCAGCATTTAAGCGTCAACTGTATTCCAATACCCGCTATCGCCAACAAATGGAATCAATACTACCCTGGCTTTTAAATAAAGGACTACTCGAGGTTTAA